A part of Hippea maritima DSM 10411 genomic DNA contains:
- a CDS encoding endonuclease III domain-containing protein — protein sequence MKADQIDDVVKLLREAYRGFVEPVVTQVAKDKDPYKVLISTILSLRTKDETTLRASIRLFDIADNIYKLNELNEDEIERLIYPVGFYKTKAKNLKKIARIIIENYGGKIPDDLDELLKLPNVGRKTANLVLAKGFGKPAICVDIHVHRISNRLGLVDTKTPEETEFALSKILPKKYWIEFNDLLVPFGQNICRPISPFCSKCIISKYCKRKGVNKSR from the coding sequence ATGAAGGCAGATCAGATAGATGATGTAGTCAAACTTTTAAGAGAGGCCTATAGGGGCTTTGTCGAACCTGTTGTAACTCAGGTTGCAAAGGACAAAGACCCCTATAAGGTGTTAATTTCAACAATTTTAAGCCTTAGAACCAAGGATGAAACAACACTTAGAGCATCGATAAGGCTTTTTGATATTGCAGATAACATATATAAACTAAATGAACTTAATGAGGATGAGATAGAAAGGCTTATCTATCCAGTTGGTTTTTATAAAACAAAAGCCAAAAACCTTAAGAAAATAGCCAGGATTATAATAGAGAATTATGGCGGTAAAATTCCAGATGATTTAGATGAATTACTTAAGTTGCCTAATGTAGGAAGAAAGACGGCTAATCTCGTGCTTGCCAAAGGGTTTGGCAAACCTGCAATCTGTGTAGATATTCATGTTCATAGAATATCCAATAGGCTTGGATTGGTTGATACAAAAACACCAGAGGAGACTGAATTTGCCCTGTCTAAAATATTACCAAAAAAATACTGGATAGAGTTTAATGACTTACTTGTACCGTTTGGGCAAAATATTTGCAGACCTATATCTCCTTTTTGTTCTAAGTGTATCATTAGCAAATATTGCAAAAGGAAGGGTGTTAATAAATCACGATGA
- a CDS encoding RtcB family protein, which yields MIKRIIKKGRIPIKLWTDEIEEGALRQAENLSNLPFAYSHIAIMPDVHEGFGMPIGAIAAFEDVVIPHAVGVDIGCGIHAIKTNLPQINKKQLQAIVKLIKSAIPLGFKKHKLPQDKNLMPSPLSKLSKNFVTYKEYDNALYSLGTLGGGNHFIEFQEGSDGFIWIMIHSGSRNLGKQVADYYHRLAKKLNERMGYPVPESYELFFLSTKSQEGQMYLEEMNFCIGYAKANRNLMAKRIIGITETVLSKRDIVIEEHDVIHNYASLEKHFSKKVWVHRKGATKASEGDICIILGSQGSESYIAIGLGNEESFKSCSHGAGRILSRHKARKSLSLANEIKKLNKLGIIHSLNSKRDLDEAPGAYKDISKVIQNQLDLIKPIIQLRPLAVIKG from the coding sequence ATGATAAAAAGAATCATAAAGAAGGGCAGAATCCCCATAAAATTATGGACAGATGAGATAGAGGAAGGGGCACTTAGGCAGGCTGAAAATTTATCCAATCTTCCATTCGCTTATAGCCATATAGCTATAATGCCTGACGTTCATGAGGGTTTTGGTATGCCAATTGGAGCAATTGCAGCCTTTGAGGACGTGGTTATACCCCATGCGGTTGGTGTTGATATAGGTTGTGGTATACATGCAATTAAAACAAACTTACCTCAAATTAACAAAAAACAACTCCAGGCTATAGTTAAACTCATAAAAAGTGCAATACCTTTAGGATTTAAGAAACACAAACTACCCCAAGATAAAAACCTTATGCCCAGCCCACTCTCAAAATTAAGTAAAAACTTTGTTACTTACAAGGAATACGATAACGCACTATACTCTCTTGGAACATTAGGGGGCGGTAATCATTTTATAGAATTTCAAGAAGGTAGTGATGGTTTTATCTGGATTATGATACACTCAGGCAGTAGAAATCTAGGTAAACAGGTGGCAGACTATTATCACAGGCTTGCCAAAAAATTAAATGAGAGAATGGGCTACCCTGTTCCTGAAAGCTATGAACTCTTCTTTTTAAGTACAAAGTCACAGGAAGGACAGATGTACCTTGAGGAAATGAACTTTTGTATTGGGTATGCCAAAGCAAATAGAAATCTTATGGCTAAAAGGATCATAGGCATAACAGAAACAGTCTTGAGCAAAAGAGACATTGTTATAGAAGAACATGATGTAATACACAACTACGCAAGCTTAGAGAAACATTTCTCAAAAAAGGTTTGGGTTCATAGAAAAGGAGCAACAAAGGCATCTGAGGGTGATATATGCATAATACTAGGCTCCCAGGGCTCAGAATCCTATATTGCCATAGGTCTTGGAAATGAAGAGAGCTTTAAGTCCTGCTCACACGGTGCAGGCAGAATCCTAAGCAGGCATAAGGCAAGAAAGAGCCTTTCTTTGGCCAATGAAATAAAAAAACTTAACAAATTAGGCATTATACACTCTCTCAACTCAAAAAGGGATTTAGATGAGGCACCTGGCGCTTACAAAGATATAAGTAAAGTAATCCAAAATCAATTAGACTTAATAAAACCCATCATACAACTAAGGCCTCTAGCTGTAATAAAGGGTTAA
- a CDS encoding glycosyltransferase family 9 protein, giving the protein MRFLIIRFSSLGDIIQTTALVHTLKSLYPTSTVIYVTKPEFEELLKNQPYIDEIYSLKSNIKDLADNIKNVDCILDLHKNPKSIMLSKLIKSKCIKRVKKHTIYRRALVYKIHHPLIQRKTQDNIEDQLKLLNIKNDSSIKPRLFSEVRKKDNVVGIAVGARWETKMWPKEYFKALIKLILEKTDKDVYLFGSKSEKPIADFIIDGFGDRVKSFVGELSILETIQKMALCNVFISNDSGLMHAAVALDIPLVAIFGPTVKGFGFFPRGNSVVLEKELSCRPCSLHGSSTCPTGRFDCMLNILPDEVFETILKIENDKKNHKEGQNPHKIMDR; this is encoded by the coding sequence ATGAGATTCCTTATTATTAGATTTTCATCTTTAGGTGATATAATTCAAACAACGGCTTTAGTACACACCTTGAAAAGCCTCTATCCTACATCTACTGTCATATATGTCACAAAACCCGAATTTGAGGAATTACTAAAAAACCAACCTTATATAGATGAGATCTATAGTTTAAAATCGAACATAAAAGACCTTGCAGACAACATAAAAAATGTTGATTGTATCCTGGATTTACACAAAAATCCAAAGAGTATTATGTTAAGTAAACTTATTAAATCAAAATGCATAAAACGGGTTAAAAAGCACACAATATATAGAAGAGCATTGGTTTATAAAATACACCATCCACTCATACAAAGAAAAACCCAGGACAACATAGAAGACCAGCTCAAGCTCCTAAACATCAAAAACGACTCCTCAATAAAACCCAGATTGTTCAGTGAAGTTAGAAAAAAAGACAATGTCGTGGGTATAGCCGTTGGAGCTAGATGGGAAACCAAGATGTGGCCAAAAGAATATTTTAAAGCTTTAATCAAGCTAATCTTGGAGAAAACTGATAAAGATGTCTATCTCTTCGGCTCAAAGAGCGAAAAGCCTATAGCTGATTTTATTATAGACGGTTTTGGAGATAGAGTAAAATCCTTCGTAGGGGAATTATCAATACTTGAAACAATACAAAAAATGGCCTTATGTAATGTGTTTATATCAAACGATTCCGGCTTGATGCATGCTGCTGTAGCCTTAGATATTCCCCTTGTTGCTATATTTGGCCCAACAGTTAAGGGTTTCGGTTTCTTCCCTCGTGGCAATTCGGTGGTTTTAGAAAAAGAACTATCATGTAGGCCATGTTCTCTTCATGGCTCAAGCACCTGCCCCACAGGAAGATTTGACTGCATGTTAAATATATTGCCCGATGAGGTGTTTGAGACTATACTAAAAATAGAAAATGATAAAAAGAATCATAAAGAAGGGCAGAATCCCCATAAAATTATGGACAGATGA
- the waaF gene encoding lipopolysaccharide heptosyltransferase II, which yields MSKRYLIVQTAFLGDAILTEPMIETIKINKPDSFIGIIVIPQNTEVFTLNPKIDLIIPYDKHGKDNGIIGFKKIVNSIKDYRFDYLISPHMSFRSSLLAFFSRIPKRIGFKEADASFLYTHRVKKPKGLHEIDKNLRLLEPLGFKKLIRDIRLYWGEENKKFIEGIFEAYSISSEDKVVVVNPSSVWPTKRWPKEYYKELVKMLADEGLRVVLIGTQKDIQISDFVKNSDSRIVDLTGKTRIKDLFYLIAWSNLLISNDSAPIHIASAFNTPTIDIYGPTVPEFGFYPLSERSKVIQIIDLPCRPCGKHGSISCAEKHFKCMIEIKPEEVFKAALELL from the coding sequence ATGTCTAAACGCTACTTGATTGTTCAAACTGCCTTTTTAGGGGATGCGATACTCACAGAACCAATGATAGAAACAATAAAAATCAATAAACCTGACTCATTTATTGGAATCATAGTAATTCCACAGAACACAGAGGTTTTTACTCTAAACCCAAAAATAGATTTAATAATTCCATATGATAAACACGGCAAAGACAATGGTATAATAGGGTTTAAAAAAATTGTAAATTCTATCAAAGATTATAGATTCGATTATCTCATATCGCCCCATATGAGTTTTAGAAGCAGTCTACTTGCATTCTTCTCAAGAATCCCTAAGCGTATTGGTTTTAAAGAAGCAGACGCAAGTTTTCTTTACACCCATAGAGTAAAAAAACCTAAAGGTCTTCATGAAATAGATAAGAACTTAAGGCTTCTTGAGCCTCTAGGCTTTAAAAAACTCATCAGAGATATTAGGCTATATTGGGGTGAGGAGAATAAAAAATTTATTGAGGGCATATTTGAAGCATATAGCATATCATCAGAAGATAAAGTTGTTGTAGTTAACCCATCATCTGTTTGGCCAACAAAAAGATGGCCTAAAGAGTATTATAAAGAACTGGTCAAAATGCTTGCTGATGAAGGTTTAAGAGTTGTGCTTATAGGAACACAAAAAGACATTCAAATCTCTGATTTTGTTAAAAATTCAGACTCAAGAATTGTTGACTTAACGGGCAAAACAAGAATAAAAGACCTATTCTATCTTATAGCCTGGTCCAATCTCTTGATAAGCAACGATTCAGCACCTATTCACATAGCAAGTGCATTCAACACGCCTACTATCGATATATACGGTCCAACTGTACCGGAGTTTGGCTTCTACCCATTAAGTGAGAGAAGTAAGGTAATTCAAATAATAGATCTACCATGTAGACCTTGTGGAAAACACGGAAGCATATCCTGCGCTGAAAAACACTTTAAATGCATGATAGAAATAAAGCCAGAAGAGGTCTTTAAAGCAGCTTTGGAACTATTATGA
- a CDS encoding ABC transporter permease, with amino-acid sequence MKIKPLNILAVILSLTLVAFLSIPLFEIIFSLPPSKLIIALKDKMILSSILLTLKVSAFATLTTTILGLPLSYILARYNFPLKGLIEGIVDVPVMIPHVAAGIALLMVFGSEGIFGEAFQKLGITFLDTQFGILIAMMFVSAPFFINAAKEGFKKIDTRIEQVARTLGASRFHVFLKISLPLAKKDILNGALMMWGRGLGEFGAVVIIAYHPITASVMIYDRFNSFGLDYALPVTTLLVIISLTIFIIVRFLSK; translated from the coding sequence ATGAAAATTAAGCCGCTAAATATCTTGGCTGTTATATTATCATTAACCCTTGTAGCCTTTTTATCAATTCCGCTTTTTGAGATAATATTCTCTCTTCCACCATCAAAACTTATTATTGCCTTAAAAGATAAAATGATACTATCATCAATACTGCTAACGCTTAAGGTTTCAGCTTTTGCTACCTTAACAACAACTATCTTAGGGCTTCCTTTATCTTACATATTGGCCAGATATAATTTTCCTCTAAAGGGGTTAATAGAAGGTATCGTTGATGTTCCCGTTATGATACCACATGTAGCAGCAGGCATAGCTCTTCTAATGGTTTTTGGCTCAGAAGGTATATTTGGAGAAGCTTTTCAAAAATTAGGCATAACCTTTCTGGATACCCAATTTGGCATATTGATCGCCATGATGTTTGTATCAGCACCTTTTTTTATAAATGCAGCCAAAGAGGGGTTTAAGAAAATCGATACAAGAATCGAGCAAGTCGCAAGGACACTTGGGGCAAGCCGCTTTCATGTATTTTTAAAAATTAGCTTACCTCTTGCAAAGAAAGATATACTTAACGGAGCATTGATGATGTGGGGAAGAGGTTTGGGCGAGTTTGGTGCGGTTGTTATAATAGCCTATCATCCAATAACAGCTTCTGTTATGATTTACGATAGGTTTAACTCATTCGGACTTGACTACGCCTTACCTGTTACCACCCTACTTGTAATAATATCGCTGACCATTTTTATAATTGTAAGATTCTTATCGAAATAG
- the wtpA gene encoding tungstate ABC transporter substrate-binding protein WtpA — translation MKSIILFLAFLFLMPQAFAKQPIVVFHAGSLSVPLKKVAHAFEKKYPMYKIVLEASGSRMAARKIVDLRKPCDIMASADYSVIDNLLINTGNAKFNALFATNEMAIVFTNKSRYANTINSNNWTDILLKKDVIVGHSNPNDDPCGYRAMLVVKLSEKYYHKKGLFKQLFGYPDYYQDGFQKKGKIIVRPKETDLIALLKMHYIDYIFLYKSVAIQHHLRYIELPKEVSLCCKSYDRLYKTVSFRISGKKPGEFITKKGSSMVYGLTIPQNSNSPINKKGAVLLVKFILSKEGQDIIKSCGQGIINPPIIKGNYSILNEN, via the coding sequence ATGAAATCAATTATTTTGTTTCTTGCTTTTTTATTTTTAATGCCCCAGGCTTTTGCCAAGCAGCCAATAGTCGTATTCCACGCCGGAAGCCTGTCTGTACCATTGAAAAAGGTTGCTCATGCATTCGAGAAAAAATATCCTATGTACAAAATTGTACTTGAGGCAAGTGGATCAAGGATGGCGGCAAGAAAGATAGTAGACTTACGCAAACCCTGCGATATCATGGCATCTGCCGATTATTCTGTTATAGATAACTTGCTTATTAACACTGGGAATGCAAAATTTAACGCGCTGTTTGCAACAAATGAAATGGCTATAGTATTCACTAACAAATCACGTTATGCTAATACGATAAATTCAAATAATTGGACTGATATCTTGCTAAAAAAGGATGTAATAGTAGGACATTCAAACCCAAACGACGATCCCTGTGGTTATAGAGCCATGTTAGTTGTTAAATTATCTGAAAAGTATTACCATAAAAAAGGTCTTTTTAAGCAGTTGTTTGGATACCCTGATTACTACCAAGATGGATTCCAGAAGAAAGGCAAGATAATAGTTAGACCAAAAGAAACAGACTTAATAGCACTTCTGAAGATGCATTATATAGATTACATCTTCCTTTACAAATCAGTAGCTATACAGCATCACCTAAGATATATAGAACTACCTAAAGAGGTTTCCTTATGTTGTAAAAGCTACGATAGGCTCTACAAGACAGTCTCTTTTAGAATTAGCGGTAAAAAACCAGGTGAATTTATAACTAAAAAAGGCTCATCTATGGTCTATGGCCTAACAATACCACAAAATTCAAACTCACCAATAAACAAAAAAGGTGCTGTACTGCTTGTTAAATTTATTCTTTCAAAAGAAGGGCAAGATATAATAAAATCCTGTGGCCAAGGTATAATAAACCCACCAATAATAAAAGGAAATTATTCAATACTCAATGAAAATTAA
- a CDS encoding class I SAM-dependent methyltransferase, with the protein MGFDEAALNYFYSSDHKKGDDLEFCRNYFKGYHFNKFLDVASAAGHFAKIFKADVKVICDLSLNMLKVAREKNNFDKLVLCNASSLPFKNKVFDIVGCRIAFHHFKDSIMFFSEIKRVLKNHGFFVLIDSIVDIEDEALNKIEIIRDKTHIRSYTIKEILTLSSGFRLLSFHTIFKKHNFEEWAKRLSPSKSHFDMIEKAFLRLPEHIKEHLKVEIRNSRVVSYTDKKGIFIFQKEDYL; encoded by the coding sequence ATGGGATTTGATGAGGCAGCATTAAATTATTTTTATAGTTCAGACCATAAAAAAGGTGATGATCTTGAATTTTGTAGAAATTATTTTAAAGGTTATCATTTCAATAAGTTCTTGGATGTAGCTTCAGCTGCAGGACACTTTGCTAAAATATTTAAAGCAGATGTAAAAGTGATTTGTGACTTAAGTCTAAATATGCTCAAGGTTGCAAGGGAAAAAAATAATTTTGATAAACTTGTACTTTGTAACGCCTCCAGCCTGCCATTCAAAAATAAAGTTTTCGATATTGTAGGTTGTAGGATTGCGTTTCACCACTTTAAAGATTCAATTATGTTTTTTTCAGAGATAAAAAGGGTTTTAAAAAATCATGGATTTTTTGTTTTGATAGATAGTATTGTAGATATAGAAGATGAGGCATTAAACAAAATTGAAATTATAAGAGATAAAACCCACATAAGAAGCTACACAATTAAGGAAATTTTAACTCTTTCTTCAGGTTTTAGGCTTTTAAGCTTTCACACTATATTCAAAAAACACAACTTTGAAGAATGGGCAAAAAGGCTTTCACCGTCAAAAAGCCACTTTGATATGATAGAAAAAGCTTTTTTGAGATTGCCTGAACACATAAAAGAGCATCTAAAAGTAGAAATCAGAAACAGTCGTGTGGTCTCATATACCGATAAAAAAGGAATTTTCATATTTCAGAAGGAGGATTATTTATGA
- a CDS encoding tungsten cofactor oxidoreductase radical SAM maturase — protein MKDIFNLKNSQIILNDDDDIKRVYIELTSACNFNCKMCFKNAFTEKDGFMDKRTLSNLKKSLTSLPKLKEVVLGGIGEPLIHNDLKDIVTFLKEELKVYVILATNGYLLEKFSDFFLKKQLDNIVISVDTTDIGHLSENITYKTIKTLIENRKRLKLDKPVISIEVVIDRFSLKDLTETVKKFAKIGVKDVIISNLLPTNMAFIDRTLYPSEDKEILKDLLKVATGNMSMTLPYFSIKTERKCNFIDKKSTVIRWDGGVAPCYRFLHSSKEFVLGREKTIYTHTFGNVNSENLLDIWNKRDYKWFRFTVENALYPSCIDCNFNDSCSFVKDTEMDCWGLSPSCADCLWSRNVIICP, from the coding sequence ATGAAGGACATCTTTAACCTAAAAAACAGCCAAATAATACTAAACGATGATGACGATATAAAACGGGTATATATTGAACTAACGAGCGCATGTAATTTCAACTGCAAAATGTGTTTCAAGAATGCATTTACTGAAAAAGATGGTTTTATGGACAAAAGAACACTTTCAAATCTAAAGAAATCTTTAACATCTCTACCTAAACTAAAAGAGGTTGTTTTGGGCGGGATAGGAGAACCATTAATTCATAATGACTTAAAAGATATTGTGACTTTCCTGAAAGAAGAATTAAAAGTATACGTTATACTGGCTACAAATGGTTATCTACTTGAAAAATTTAGCGATTTTTTTCTAAAAAAACAGTTAGACAACATAGTTATATCAGTTGATACAACAGATATAGGGCACCTAAGCGAAAACATCACATATAAAACAATAAAAACACTTATAGAAAACAGAAAAAGGCTCAAGCTTGATAAACCTGTCATTTCTATAGAAGTGGTTATAGATAGGTTTTCATTGAAAGATTTAACGGAAACTGTAAAGAAATTTGCCAAAATAGGCGTAAAAGATGTTATAATTTCTAATTTATTACCAACTAACATGGCATTTATAGACAGGACATTATACCCAAGTGAAGATAAAGAAATATTAAAGGACCTTCTTAAGGTAGCAACGGGAAATATGTCAATGACCCTTCCTTATTTTTCTATAAAAACAGAGAGAAAATGTAATTTTATTGACAAAAAATCAACTGTTATAAGATGGGATGGGGGCGTTGCTCCCTGTTATAGATTTTTGCACTCATCAAAGGAGTTTGTTCTTGGCAGAGAAAAAACAATCTATACTCATACATTTGGCAATGTAAACAGTGAGAATCTATTAGATATATGGAATAAAAGGGATTACAAATGGTTTAGATTTACCGTAGAGAATGCCCTTTATCCGTCGTGCATAGATTGTAATTTTAACGATTCCTGTAGCTTTGTAAAAGATACAGAGATGGACTGTTGGGGGCTATCTCCATCGTGTGCAGATTGCCTGTGGTCGAGAAATGTAATTATATGCCCCTGA
- a CDS encoding HesA/MoeB/ThiF family protein, whose translation MKFISRNALVFNKNQLNKINSSTVVIAGVGGLGSIVSEILSRMNIKRLIIIDNGIVDEPDLERQTLYDYNDIGRRKVEVAKEKLMKKTKTCHIDTFFEDIQENKLSSILREADGFVDCLDNYEGRFALEKQLTEKQFLIHGGVENTYGQITTIIKNKTPLLSEIYYGFKTENKIVGVSTTAVFIIASLMAQEVINNIIGTPELINKLLVVNCGDFSFSKLTLKR comes from the coding sequence GTGAAGTTCATATCAAGAAACGCCCTCGTTTTTAATAAAAACCAATTAAATAAAATAAATTCCTCTACGGTTGTTATAGCTGGAGTTGGGGGATTGGGTTCTATCGTTAGCGAAATACTCTCAAGGATGAATATAAAGCGACTCATAATAATAGACAACGGTATTGTAGATGAACCTGATCTTGAGCGGCAAACTTTATATGACTATAACGATATAGGAAGAAGAAAGGTTGAAGTTGCAAAGGAAAAGCTAATGAAAAAGACTAAAACATGTCATATAGACACTTTTTTTGAAGATATACAGGAAAACAAGCTATCGAGTATATTAAGAGAAGCAGACGGTTTTGTAGATTGCCTTGATAATTACGAGGGTAGATTTGCACTTGAAAAACAGCTAACAGAAAAACAGTTTCTTATCCACGGTGGGGTTGAAAATACCTACGGACAAATTACAACTATAATAAAAAACAAAACACCCCTTTTAAGTGAAATATATTATGGATTTAAAACAGAAAACAAGATAGTAGGGGTATCTACAACAGCTGTATTTATCATAGCAAGCCTTATGGCTCAAGAGGTGATAAACAATATCATAGGCACCCCAGAATTAATAAACAAGCTTTTGGTGGTAAATTGCGGTGATTTTTCTTTCTCAAAGCTAACTTTAAAACGATAA
- a CDS encoding MoaD family protein: MVKISFYTLFRLDLGIKDITLEIDKEISLEKLLLLAERKIGKKFTYKLIENGKLLNTAIVLVNGKNVHHLEGLKTLIKNGDKIDLFPPGGGG, from the coding sequence ATGGTAAAGATAAGTTTTTATACCCTGTTTAGACTTGATCTTGGAATAAAAGATATAACGTTGGAAATAGATAAAGAAATTTCACTTGAAAAACTACTCCTATTAGCAGAGAGAAAGATAGGTAAAAAATTCACATATAAATTAATAGAAAATGGAAAACTCTTAAACACCGCTATCGTACTTGTAAACGGGAAAAACGTTCATCACTTAGAGGGGCTAAAAACATTGATAAAAAATGGAGATAAAATAGATCTGTTTCCTCCTGGTGGAGGAGGATAA
- a CDS encoding aldehyde ferredoxin oxidoreductase family protein, with protein MANDLLNVKVLRINLSTGEIKREKIDLELVRLYLGGRGLASKILYDEIDPAIDPLSPENKLIFANGLLTGTSVPTGGRYMVVTKGPLTGTIASSNSGGFFGAELRKAGWSMVIVEGKAEKPVYISIKDDDVQIKDANHLWGKTTDITTDELIEEFGDKRARVACIGPAGENLVKFAAIMNDKSRAAGRTGVGAVMGSKNLKAIVVRGSENINVMDKAAFMEAVKSKVDIIRKNPITGEGLPKLGTKVLDSIINQSGLYPTKNFQFGTFEYTEEVNGEALVNKGYLVDNKACYACPIGCGRDVVLPNGRKGEGPEYESGWAFGADCGVEDLIAVSDANFMCNELGLDTISAGGTIAAAMEMYERGYLPKEDLGNGPELRFGSSESLLYYLKKIAYREGIGDKLAEGSYRFCQAYGHSELSMSVKKQEMPAYDPRGAQGHGLEYATSNRGGCHVRGYMISPEVLGVPEKLDPQSLEGKAGWVKIFQDLTAVIDSAGLCLFSSFALSADDYTELINAGTGFNFTTDDVLKIGERIWNLERKFNLEAGISPEEDKLPNRFKEPLPDGAQKGSFSHVEELLPKYYEARGWNSDGTIPEEKLKELKIA; from the coding sequence ATGGCAAATGATTTGTTAAACGTAAAAGTATTGAGGATTAATTTATCTACAGGTGAAATTAAAAGGGAAAAGATTGATCTTGAACTAGTTAGACTCTACTTGGGAGGTAGGGGGTTGGCAAGCAAAATACTCTACGATGAGATAGACCCCGCCATCGACCCTCTTAGCCCTGAGAATAAACTTATATTTGCAAATGGACTACTGACAGGAACATCTGTTCCAACAGGTGGTCGCTATATGGTTGTAACAAAGGGGCCTCTAACAGGCACAATAGCATCAAGTAATTCGGGTGGATTCTTTGGTGCTGAGCTTAGAAAAGCTGGATGGAGTATGGTAATTGTAGAAGGAAAAGCCGAAAAACCGGTTTATATATCTATAAAAGACGACGATGTTCAGATAAAAGATGCAAACCATTTATGGGGTAAGACAACCGATATAACAACTGATGAACTAATTGAAGAATTCGGCGATAAAAGGGCAAGGGTTGCATGCATTGGACCTGCAGGTGAGAATCTGGTTAAATTTGCTGCAATTATGAATGACAAATCAAGAGCCGCAGGAAGAACCGGCGTTGGTGCCGTAATGGGCAGTAAAAACCTAAAAGCAATTGTAGTAAGGGGTTCTGAAAATATAAACGTTATGGATAAAGCAGCTTTTATGGAGGCTGTAAAATCCAAGGTAGATATAATAAGAAAAAACCCGATAACTGGAGAGGGTTTGCCAAAACTCGGTACAAAAGTTTTAGATAGCATCATCAACCAAAGTGGATTGTATCCGACTAAAAACTTTCAATTTGGCACATTTGAGTACACAGAAGAGGTAAACGGCGAAGCATTGGTCAATAAAGGATATTTAGTTGATAACAAAGCCTGTTATGCATGCCCTATAGGATGCGGAAGGGACGTTGTTCTGCCAAATGGCAGGAAAGGTGAAGGTCCAGAGTACGAATCAGGTTGGGCATTCGGAGCAGATTGTGGAGTAGAAGATTTGATTGCAGTAAGTGATGCCAACTTTATGTGTAATGAGCTTGGTCTTGATACAATATCTGCCGGAGGAACAATCGCAGCGGCAATGGAGATGTATGAAAGGGGTTATCTGCCCAAGGAAGATTTAGGAAATGGACCCGAATTAAGATTTGGAAGTAGTGAGTCCTTATTATATTACCTAAAAAAGATAGCATATAGGGAAGGAATTGGAGATAAATTAGCAGAAGGTTCATATAGGTTCTGCCAAGCCTACGGTCATTCAGAACTATCTATGAGTGTTAAGAAACAGGAAATGCCGGCTTACGACCCAAGGGGAGCTCAAGGTCACGGATTGGAATATGCAACAAGCAACAGAGGTGGATGTCATGTTAGGGGTTATATGATATCTCCTGAAGTTTTAGGCGTCCCTGAAAAACTCGATCCACAGAGTTTGGAAGGAAAAGCTGGTTGGGTTAAAATATTCCAGGACTTAACAGCTGTTATAGATTCTGCAGGCTTGTGCCTGTTTAGTTCCTTTGCTTTAAGTGCGGATGATTACACAGAGTTAATCAATGCAGGAACGGGATTCAATTTCACAACAGATGATGTCTTGAAAATTGGTGAAAGAATATGGAATCTTGAGAGAAAATTTAATCTAGAAGCAGGCATATCTCCTGAAGAAGACAAACTACCGAACAGGTTTAAAGAGCCGTTACCTGATGGAGCTCAAAAAGGTTCATTTAGCCATGTGGAGGAGCTACTGCCTAAATATTATGAAGCTCGCGGGTGGAATAGTGATGGTACTATACCAGAAGAAAAACTCAAAGAGTTGAAAATAGCATAA